In Nitrosophilus labii, the following proteins share a genomic window:
- a CDS encoding four helix bundle protein, with protein MKCENLDVWKRSSNLCVDIYKYFKSLKDYSFKDQITRSSLLIPSNIAEGFERISDKETIRFIDISKGSIAELKTQIFIGIKIGYISKNVGLSWIDELNEISKMLSSLIKKTKF; from the coding sequence TTGAAATGTGAAAATCTTGATGTATGGAAACGTTCTTCCAATTTATGTGTAGATATTTACAAATATTTTAAAAGTTTAAAAGATTACTCATTCAAAGATCAAATAACTAGATCTTCTCTTTTGATTCCAAGCAATATTGCAGAAGGATTTGAAAGAATATCAGATAAAGAGACAATAAGATTTATAGATATTTCAAAAGGCTCTATTGCAGAATTGAAAACTCAAATATTTATAGGTATAAAAATTGGTTATATTTCAAAAAATGTCGGTTTGTCTTGGATAGATGAACTAAATGAGATTTCAAAAATGTTATCTTCTTTGATAAAAAAAACCAAATTCTAA
- the murI gene encoding glutamate racemase produces the protein MKVAVFDSGIGGLTVVKSLLEHKLFEEIIYFGDTARVPYGIKDKNTIIRYSLEALEFFKNFEVDILITACNSVSAYAIPELKQNAPFPVVGVIEPGVLALERKINDKEANILIIGTNATIKSQKYQKLLNQKGFFNLVSKPTGLFVPIVEEGIFEGEVLEAAMRHYFKDINKPDAIILGCTHFPLIAKNIKNYFQNDTTLIHSGEAIVEHLEKDFSLKKRFSKTSLKLFASENPEKLKVIAKVWLKPSIV, from the coding sequence ATGAAAGTGGCAGTATTTGATAGCGGCATAGGTGGACTCACCGTTGTAAAGAGTCTTCTTGAACACAAACTTTTCGAAGAGATTATCTACTTTGGAGATACCGCAAGGGTCCCATACGGGATAAAAGACAAAAACACAATTATTCGCTACTCTTTGGAAGCTTTGGAGTTTTTTAAAAACTTTGAGGTAGATATCTTGATAACAGCCTGCAACTCGGTAAGCGCCTATGCTATCCCAGAACTTAAGCAAAACGCTCCTTTCCCGGTTGTAGGGGTTATAGAACCCGGAGTTTTGGCTCTAGAGAGAAAGATAAATGATAAAGAGGCGAATATCCTCATAATTGGAACTAACGCTACTATTAAAAGTCAAAAATACCAAAAACTTCTAAATCAAAAAGGTTTTTTCAACCTTGTTTCAAAACCTACCGGACTTTTTGTTCCTATCGTGGAAGAAGGTATATTTGAGGGAGAGGTTTTGGAAGCGGCTATGAGGCACTACTTTAAAGATATCAATAAACCTGACGCCATTATACTTGGCTGCACACACTTTCCTTTGATAGCCAAAAATATAAAAAATTACTTCCAAAACGATACAACTCTCATTCACTCCGGAGAAGCGATAGTAGAGCATTTAGAAAAAGATTTCTCTCTTAAAAAGAGATTTTCAAAAACATCGTTGAAACTTTTCGCCTCCGAAAATCCCGAAAAATTAAAAGTTATCGCAAAAGTCTGGTTAAAACCTTCTATTGTATAA
- a CDS encoding nucleotidyltransferase family protein, whose translation MNKNRVLKIIKDNKKELSKFGVIKIGIFGSFAKGTFTTNSDIDILVEIEKSKKTLHNFLEIKRFLEKKLQKKIDLTTPEALKKYIKKEILETVLYV comes from the coding sequence ATGAATAAAAATAGAGTTTTAAAAATAATAAAAGATAATAAAAAAGAGCTATCAAAATTTGGTGTAATAAAAATTGGTATTTTTGGAAGTTTTGCAAAAGGAACTTTTACAACAAATAGCGATATTGACATTTTAGTGGAAATTGAAAAATCAAAAAAAACTTTACACAACTTTTTAGAAATAAAACGTTTCTTAGAAAAAAAACTTCAAAAAAAAATAGATCTTACAACTCCTGAAGCTTTAAAAAAATATATAAAAAAAGAGATATTAGAAACGGTTTTGTATGTCTAG
- a CDS encoding HepT-like ribonuclease domain-containing protein, with protein MSRDQVLYLLDIKESCEAIFEYLKDIESAQDLVKDRKTYQATIREFEIIGEAVSHISKDIKEKFSDIEWRDIKDFRNLLIHEYFGVDYEIVYKTAKNDLEILYITVNKILKDYGV; from the coding sequence ATGTCTAGGGATCAAGTATTGTATCTTCTTGATATAAAAGAAAGCTGTGAAGCTATTTTTGAATATCTAAAAGATATAGAATCTGCTCAAGATTTAGTTAAAGATAGAAAAACATATCAGGCAACTATAAGAGAATTTGAAATAATAGGAGAGGCGGTTTCTCATATATCGAAAGATATTAAGGAAAAATTTTCCGATATTGAATGGAGAGATATTAAAGATTTTAGAAATCTTTTAATTCATGAATATTTTGGCGTTGATTATGAGATAGTATATAAAACTGCTAAAAATGATTTAGAAATTTTATATATAACTGTTAATAAAATCTTAAAGGATTATGGTGTCTAA
- a CDS encoding DNA polymerase III subunit gamma/tau, which yields MVSKTLALKYRPKRFEDLIGQDSIAQTLSLALDSKHLSHAYLFSGLRGSGKTSTARIFSKAMICDEGPTSKPCESCENCIAANENRHIDIIEMDAASSRKIDDIRDLIEQTKYKPASARFKIFIIDEVHMLTREAFNALLKTLEEPPEYVKFILATTDPLKLPATILSRTQHFRFKKISEKEIVSHLAHILNLENVEYEEEALQILARSGSGSLRDTLTLLDQAIIYSKNFVNTQTVTEMLGLVDPKVLEKIFEAILSGDKKKVKEIVENLRDYEAEMVIDEMIIYLKERLFEGDIRFSTLILDRFFRILSEAKNLLFINADEDFVLTLSFLKMMEALKIKEIDELIESLNNETDIEPTQRPTQPKPIETKPKEPLQQKPKDYKVEFKKLIKKLYDRNYELGKCFEKSIKFVSFENKVLTWQSDPDEECKKTLKISYGIIRHFVQEIFGIDTKIKKIVPPKNEIKEMELHANEDSSSMIEDIESQSSCISAQAGLSAKEFETKDILNEPMVQKAKELFDAKRIIVKPKV from the coding sequence ATGGTGTCTAAAACTCTTGCGCTTAAATATCGTCCTAAACGTTTTGAAGATTTGATAGGTCAAGACTCAATTGCTCAAACATTGTCTTTAGCTCTAGATTCAAAACACCTTTCTCATGCTTATCTTTTTAGCGGTCTTAGAGGAAGTGGAAAAACAAGCACCGCTAGGATCTTCTCAAAAGCTATGATCTGCGATGAAGGACCTACAAGCAAACCATGTGAGTCTTGTGAAAACTGTATCGCAGCAAATGAAAACCGCCATATAGATATCATAGAAATGGACGCTGCTAGCAGCAGAAAGATAGACGACATCAGAGATCTTATAGAACAGACCAAATACAAACCCGCAAGCGCAAGATTTAAGATATTTATCATAGACGAGGTTCATATGCTAACACGCGAGGCTTTCAACGCCCTTTTAAAAACTTTGGAGGAACCTCCCGAATATGTTAAGTTTATACTTGCAACTACCGATCCTTTAAAGCTGCCGGCAACTATTTTGAGTAGAACACAGCATTTTAGATTTAAAAAAATAAGCGAAAAAGAGATTGTGTCTCATTTAGCGCATATTTTAAATCTTGAAAATGTAGAGTATGAAGAGGAGGCTTTGCAGATATTAGCTAGAAGCGGTTCCGGGTCACTTAGAGACACTCTAACTCTTCTTGATCAAGCCATAATCTACTCCAAAAACTTCGTCAATACCCAAACTGTTACAGAAATGTTGGGTTTAGTGGACCCTAAAGTTTTAGAAAAGATTTTCGAAGCTATCTTAAGCGGCGATAAGAAAAAAGTAAAAGAGATTGTGGAAAATCTAAGAGATTATGAAGCTGAAATGGTGATAGATGAGATGATCATCTATCTAAAAGAGAGACTTTTTGAGGGTGATATAAGATTTTCCACGTTGATTCTGGATAGGTTTTTTAGAATTTTGAGCGAAGCCAAAAATCTTCTTTTTATAAATGCAGACGAAGATTTTGTTTTGACTCTATCTTTTTTAAAAATGATGGAGGCTCTAAAAATCAAAGAGATAGACGAACTGATAGAATCTTTAAACAATGAAACAGATATAGAGCCTACTCAACGACCAACTCAACCTAAACCGATAGAGACAAAACCAAAAGAGCCTCTACAGCAAAAACCGAAAGATTATAAAGTGGAGTTTAAAAAACTTATCAAAAAACTTTATGACAGAAATTATGAACTAGGAAAATGTTTTGAAAAGAGCATTAAATTTGTCTCTTTTGAAAACAAAGTTTTAACATGGCAAAGCGATCCCGATGAGGAGTGCAAAAAAACTTTAAAAATCTCTTACGGAATCATAAGACACTTTGTTCAAGAGATCTTCGGTATAGATACAAAGATAAAAAAGATAGTTCCACCGAAAAACGAAATCAAAGAGATGGAGCTACACGCAAACGAAGATAGCTCTTCTATGATAGAAGATATAGAGTCACAAAGCAGCTGTATAAGCGCTCAAGCGGGATTATCCGCTAAAGAGTTTGAAACTAAAGATATTTTAAACGAGCCTATGGTGCAAAAAGCAAAAGAGCTATTTGACGCAAAAAGGATTATCGTAAAGCCTAAAGTTTGA
- a CDS encoding c-type cytochrome, with protein MKKLAIIGLIAAGTMSLMAADGAALYKKCAGCHGAHGEKHALGKSKPIKGWSKDKLVESLKGYKAGTRNVYGMGGLMKGQVASYSDADIEAVSEYISKF; from the coding sequence ATGAAAAAATTGGCAATAATAGGACTTATCGCCGCTGGAACTATGAGCCTAATGGCGGCTGACGGAGCGGCTCTATATAAAAAATGTGCGGGATGCCACGGCGCTCATGGTGAAAAACACGCACTTGGAAAATCTAAGCCAATTAAAGGTTGGAGTAAAGATAAGCTAGTTGAGTCTCTTAAAGGATATAAAGCGGGTACAAGAAACGTTTACGGAATGGGCGGCCTTATGAAAGGTCAAGTTGCTTCTTACAGCGATGCTGACATCGAAGCTGTATCAGAATATATCTCTAAATTCTAA
- the gmhB gene encoding D-glycero-beta-D-manno-heptose 1,7-bisphosphate 7-phosphatase: MNKAIFLDRDGVINIDKSYVYKIDDFEFVEGLIKALKHFQGLGYLLIVVTNQSGIGRGYYTIDDFKKLTEWMLRELKKEEIDIKKVFFCPHSPDEGCECRKPNPGMIKEAVKEFNVDLINSWMIGDKERDIEAALSAGIKNTILIGDMETKAKFKVKSILDTISIIKK; encoded by the coding sequence ATGAATAAAGCTATTTTTTTAGATAGAGACGGAGTTATAAATATAGATAAATCTTATGTTTACAAAATTGATGACTTTGAATTTGTTGAAGGATTGATTAAAGCGCTAAAACATTTTCAAGGTTTAGGGTATTTGCTTATAGTCGTAACTAATCAGTCCGGAATAGGTAGAGGATATTATACTATTGATGATTTTAAAAAACTTACCGAGTGGATGTTGAGAGAGTTGAAAAAAGAGGAGATAGACATAAAAAAAGTATTTTTTTGTCCTCATTCTCCAGATGAAGGGTGTGAATGTAGAAAACCTAATCCTGGAATGATAAAAGAGGCAGTCAAAGAATTTAATGTAGATCTAATAAACTCTTGGATGATAGGAGATAAAGAGAGAGATATAGAAGCGGCTTTGAGTGCCGGTATAAAAAATACGATATTGATAGGAGATATGGAAACGAAAGCGAAATTTAAAGTTAAATCGATTTTAGATACAATTTCTATAATTAAAAAGTAG
- the rfaD gene encoding ADP-glyceromanno-heptose 6-epimerase has product MRYCDIDFNNKTVLITGGAGFIGSNLAFYFQENFPECKVVVFDKFRTEEKFSNGNLTSFGHFKNLIGFKGEIISGDITNKEDLERLNDFKFDYIFHQAAISDTTVQDQKIMVDTNVNAFKDLLDMAVMMKAGMIYASSGAVYGKLPAPHSVGKEAPANIYGFSKLMMDNLAYEYIKKSDIPIVGLRYFNVYGPREYYKNKTASMILQFGLQILRGQNPRLFVGSDKIKRDFVYVEDIIQANIKACDPKKSGVYNAATGIARSFQDIVDILQKELNTELPCEYIPNPYEKQYQFFTQADIEPTKKFLDYEPRFSLEEGIKADIPYIKKIYDEEVR; this is encoded by the coding sequence ATGAGATATTGCGATATAGACTTTAATAATAAAACCGTTTTGATAACAGGAGGAGCCGGTTTTATAGGGAGCAATCTGGCTTTCTATTTTCAAGAAAATTTTCCCGAGTGCAAAGTGGTTGTTTTTGACAAATTTAGAACCGAAGAGAAGTTTTCAAACGGTAATTTGACTAGTTTTGGCCATTTTAAAAACCTTATAGGTTTTAAAGGTGAAATAATAAGCGGAGATATCACAAATAAAGAGGATCTTGAGAGATTAAACGATTTTAAGTTTGACTATATTTTTCATCAAGCCGCTATTAGCGATACTACGGTTCAAGATCAAAAGATAATGGTAGATACAAACGTAAATGCTTTTAAAGACCTTTTAGATATGGCGGTTATGATGAAAGCGGGGATGATTTACGCTTCTAGCGGGGCGGTTTACGGAAAACTACCGGCTCCTCATAGCGTCGGCAAAGAGGCTCCCGCAAATATATATGGATTTAGCAAACTTATGATGGATAATTTAGCTTATGAATATATAAAAAAAAGTGACATTCCTATCGTAGGACTTAGATATTTTAATGTTTACGGTCCTAGAGAATACTACAAAAACAAAACCGCATCTATGATACTTCAGTTTGGTTTACAGATACTTAGAGGACAAAACCCTAGACTTTTTGTAGGAAGCGACAAGATAAAAAGGGACTTTGTGTATGTGGAAGATATTATACAAGCCAACATCAAAGCCTGTGATCCGAAAAAAAGCGGAGTTTATAACGCCGCTACTGGGATTGCTAGAAGTTTTCAAGATATAGTCGATATTTTACAAAAAGAGTTAAACACTGAACTTCCTTGTGAATATATTCCAAACCCTTACGAAAAACAGTATCAGTTTTTTACTCAAGCCGATATCGAACCAACCAAAAAGTTTTTAGATTATGAACCTAGATTTTCTTTAGAAGAGGGTATAAAAGCAGATATACCTTATATTAAAAAGATTTATGATGAGGAAGTAAGGTAG
- a CDS encoding four helix bundle protein — MRNNQYRDLIVWQKAMKLVELVYEKLLYFPKEEIYGLASQIKRSVISIPTNITEGKGRKTDKEFIQFLHIALGSLYELQTQIELAKRLNMIENIDEIENRSLEIEKMLNALINSKKEYK; from the coding sequence ATGAGAAATAATCAATATAGAGATTTAATTGTTTGGCAAAAAGCAATGAAACTAGTTGAATTAGTTTATGAGAAATTGCTATATTTTCCGAAAGAAGAAATATATGGTTTGGCATCTCAGATAAAAAGATCAGTGATATCTATTCCAACTAACATTACAGAAGGTAAAGGAAGAAAAACAGATAAAGAGTTTATACAGTTTTTACATATTGCTTTAGGCTCTTTATATGAACTTCAAACTCAAATTGAACTTGCCAAAAGATTAAATATGATAGAAAATATTGATGAAATAGAAAATAGAAGTTTAGAAATAGAAAAAATGTTAAATGCATTGATAAATTCTAAAAAGGAATATAAATGA
- the rfaE1 gene encoding D-glycero-beta-D-manno-heptose-7-phosphate kinase produces MISSSFNLHPSTYIPKILVVGDLMIDHYLWGECERISPEAPVQVVDVKEESFVLGGAGNVLNNLKAFGAEVSVVSVVGDDENGEWLERRLEKRGIKKLVLIKEKGRKTSKKSRVIASHQQIVRFDKESKDDISKRSEEEILNVLKKNFSDFDLILLSDYGKGVLTLSLTQEIVSLANGKIPIFVDPKGKDYSKYKGADLITPNKKEASIATGIEIKDEKSLKEAGFYLKNEYDLKNVIITLSEEGMAIFEDKMVKIPTVAKEVYDVTGAGDTVLAALGFAVASGKSLKEAARFANLAAGVVVGKVGCATATLEEIEEYESSLHKSSSEEQIKSFEEIKKVVEYLKSKNKKIVFTNGCFDILHIGHVKYLEKAKKLGDVLIVGVNADESVRRLKGDDRPVNPEYDRAYLLAALEVVDFVVIFKEDTPYELIKIIQPDILVKGADYKGKEIVGSDIAKEVKLIEFVEGKSTSKIIEKVRNKSN; encoded by the coding sequence ATGATATCTTCATCCTTCAACCTTCATCCTTCAACCTATATTCCTAAAATCCTGGTAGTGGGTGATCTTATGATAGATCACTACCTTTGGGGAGAGTGTGAGAGGATATCCCCTGAAGCGCCAGTTCAGGTAGTCGATGTCAAAGAGGAGAGCTTTGTTCTTGGTGGAGCGGGAAATGTTTTAAACAATCTAAAAGCTTTTGGAGCTGAGGTAAGCGTAGTTAGTGTTGTGGGAGATGACGAAAACGGAGAGTGGCTAGAGAGAAGATTAGAAAAAAGAGGCATAAAAAAACTAGTTCTCATAAAAGAGAAGGGAAGAAAAACCAGCAAAAAAAGTAGAGTTATCGCTTCTCATCAACAGATAGTAAGGTTTGATAAAGAGAGTAAAGATGATATCTCTAAAAGAAGCGAAGAAGAGATTTTGAATGTTTTAAAGAAAAATTTCTCGGATTTTGATCTAATTTTGCTTTCCGATTACGGTAAAGGGGTTTTAACTCTTTCGTTGACTCAGGAGATAGTTTCTTTAGCAAACGGAAAGATTCCGATCTTTGTTGATCCAAAAGGAAAAGATTATAGCAAATACAAAGGAGCCGATCTAATAACGCCTAACAAAAAAGAGGCGTCAATCGCTACTGGTATCGAGATAAAAGATGAAAAGAGTTTAAAAGAGGCCGGATTTTATTTGAAAAATGAGTATGATTTAAAAAATGTGATAATAACTTTGTCAGAAGAGGGAATGGCAATATTTGAAGATAAGATGGTTAAAATCCCTACCGTAGCTAAAGAGGTTTATGACGTTACGGGAGCTGGCGATACGGTATTGGCGGCTTTGGGTTTTGCGGTTGCAAGCGGAAAGAGTTTAAAAGAAGCCGCGCGGTTTGCCAATCTTGCGGCCGGAGTAGTTGTAGGAAAAGTTGGTTGCGCTACTGCTACTTTAGAAGAGATAGAAGAGTATGAAAGCTCTTTGCATAAAAGTAGTTCCGAGGAGCAAATAAAAAGCTTTGAAGAGATCAAAAAAGTCGTTGAATATCTAAAAAGTAAAAATAAAAAGATTGTCTTTACCAACGGCTGTTTTGATATTTTACATATAGGGCATGTGAAATATCTTGAAAAAGCTAAAAAATTGGGCGATGTTTTGATAGTAGGCGTTAACGCCGATGAAAGCGTTAGAAGATTAAAAGGTGATGATAGACCCGTAAATCCTGAGTATGACAGAGCTTATTTGCTAGCAGCTTTGGAAGTGGTGGATTTTGTTGTGATTTTTAAAGAGGATACTCCTTATGAGCTTATAAAGATAATTCAGCCTGATATTTTGGTAAAAGGAGCCGATTATAAAGGTAAAGAGATAGTCGGTAGCGATATAGCAAAAGAGGTAAAACTTATAGAATTTGTTGAAGGTAAGAGTACGAGTAAGATTATTGAGAAAGTGAGAAATAAGTCGAATTAG
- the gmhA gene encoding D-sedoheptulose 7-phosphate isomerase has protein sequence MLEIIEKDFESHLKTFEKVVEELKFHIYTASIICVEALKNQKKILLFGNGGSAADAQHLAAELVGRFKKERRSLPAIALTTDTSALTAIGNDYGFEEVFARQLDGLANEGDVAIGISTSGNSENVLRALEIAKTKGCKTIGLSGRDGGKMAALCDANIVVPSNETPRIQEMHIMIGHIICNVIDENF, from the coding sequence ATGTTGGAAATAATAGAAAAAGATTTTGAGTCTCATTTAAAAACTTTTGAAAAGGTTGTTGAAGAGTTAAAGTTTCATATATATACCGCTTCGATAATCTGTGTTGAGGCACTAAAAAATCAAAAAAAGATTTTACTTTTTGGAAACGGAGGAAGTGCGGCTGACGCTCAACATCTTGCGGCTGAGCTTGTGGGGAGATTTAAAAAAGAGAGACGCTCTTTGCCGGCTATTGCCCTAACAACAGATACTTCCGCTTTAACGGCTATAGGAAACGATTACGGCTTTGAGGAAGTTTTTGCAAGGCAGTTAGATGGCTTAGCGAACGAAGGGGATGTAGCTATAGGTATAAGTACTAGCGGAAATAGCGAAAATGTTTTGAGAGCTTTGGAAATTGCAAAAACAAAAGGGTGCAAAACTATAGGGTTAAGCGGTAGAGATGGTGGGAAAATGGCTGCTTTATGTGATGCAAATATTGTTGTTCCATCAAATGAAACACCTCGTATCCAAGAGATGCATATTATGATAGGTCATATTATATGCAATGTTATTGATGAGAATTTTTAA
- a CDS encoding nucleotidyltransferase domain-containing protein, translating to MRLTEFEIEAIRKCAKDIIKEGRVYLFGSRVDDTKKGGDIDLYIELPKKPDFMMKIDFLVCLKKIIGEQKIDIVLHYPEKKRKLIDDIAKKEGILLWSN from the coding sequence ATGAGATTGACAGAATTTGAGATAGAAGCTATTAGAAAATGTGCTAAAGATATTATCAAAGAGGGTAGAGTTTATCTTTTTGGTAGTAGAGTTGATGATACAAAAAAGGGTGGAGATATCGATTTGTATATTGAACTTCCAAAAAAACCTGATTTCATGATGAAAATAGATTTTTTGGTATGTTTAAAAAAAATAATAGGTGAACAAAAAATAGATATAGTTTTACATTATCCTGAGAAAAAAAGAAAGTTAATAGATGATATTGCTAAAAAAGAGGGAATATTGCTATGGAGCAATTAA
- the waaF gene encoding lipopolysaccharide heptosyltransferase II yields MNLSNPSNFKLQTSNLLIELPTWLGDTVMATPAIENLIQTLNPKEITIVGSYVSTEALKHHPKINKVFIDETKKSKNRLFSTYKLAKKIGSHDIAVSFRSHFFSKLLLFLTDSKKRFFYSPSTFNLQPSTSLHQVEKYNYFINSVFKTDLPPSDLKLYLNPYHLITLPPSPLLGINPGATYGSAKRWYPQKFAKVAATFSDRFNIVIFGGPNEKEIAKDIEKELKILGIKNYINLAGKTTIEELMAAISKLDLFITNDSGPMHIAAAFKIPTVAIFGPTDYTSTSQWENPKSKIVTLNLDCSPCMKRVCPLKHHKCMKDLTPNMVIKAANELI; encoded by the coding sequence ATGAACTTGTCTAACCCTTCAAACTTCAAACTTCAAACTTCAAACTTACTTATCGAACTTCCCACATGGCTTGGTGACACTGTTATGGCAACACCGGCTATCGAAAATCTCATACAAACTCTAAATCCTAAAGAGATAACTATAGTAGGAAGTTACGTATCTACCGAAGCGTTAAAACACCATCCAAAAATAAATAAAGTTTTCATCGACGAAACCAAAAAGAGTAAAAATCGCCTCTTTTCAACATACAAACTAGCTAAAAAAATCGGTTCTCATGATATCGCAGTATCTTTTAGAAGCCACTTTTTTTCTAAACTTCTACTCTTTTTAACAGATTCAAAAAAAAGATTTTTTTATTCTCCTTCAACCTTCAACCTTCAACCTTCAACCTCTTTGCATCAAGTAGAAAAGTACAACTACTTCATAAACTCCGTTTTTAAAACAGATCTACCGCCCAGCGACTTAAAACTCTATCTTAATCCTTACCACCTTATCACCTTACCGCCTTCTCCTCTATTAGGTATAAATCCAGGCGCAACATACGGAAGTGCAAAAAGATGGTATCCTCAAAAGTTTGCAAAAGTAGCGGCTACCTTCTCGGATAGATTTAATATAGTAATTTTTGGAGGCCCAAACGAAAAAGAGATAGCAAAAGATATAGAAAAAGAACTCAAAATATTGGGTATTAAAAACTATATAAATTTAGCCGGAAAAACTACTATAGAAGAGTTGATGGCAGCAATCTCAAAACTGGATCTTTTTATAACAAACGATAGCGGACCTATGCACATAGCGGCAGCTTTTAAGATACCAACTGTTGCTATTTTTGGCCCTACCGACTATACTTCCACTTCCCAATGGGAAAACCCAAAAAGTAAAATAGTCACTCTAAACTTGGACTGCTCACCCTGTATGAAAAGAGTCTGTCCGCTAAAACATCATAAATGTATGAAAGATTTAACTCCAAATATGGTTATAAAAGCTGCAAACGAGTTAATCTAA
- a CDS encoding glycosyltransferase family 4 protein, translating into MISFIRQKYTPYGGAERYLERLTKVLKEKDIDFEIIHANFPNWLPSWIKALLFNRQICSKKNKKFYFSLDRIACPDIYRAGDGVHKEFLKTKGISLNPLHLTYLYLEKKAFLNAKKIIANSNMIKDQILKNYNVPPEKIVVIYNGIEIKEFDKIESRVLLSKEFGIDKDIKIILYAGSGFKRKGVVEFLQTLALLESDFHAFVLGKEKNISKYKKMAKDLGIDAKVTFTGPRKDIDYFYAASDIFLFPTHYEPFSNVVLEAMSFENVTFTTAQNGASEILPKEFILKKPKDFSVAKKIDLFLKDEEKLNKTQKKMREISKNFTIEKNVQKTLEVIYELV; encoded by the coding sequence ATGATTAGTTTCATCCGTCAAAAATATACTCCCTACGGAGGAGCGGAAAGATATCTTGAGAGACTTACAAAAGTTTTAAAAGAAAAAGATATCGATTTTGAGATCATACATGCAAATTTTCCAAATTGGCTTCCTTCTTGGATAAAAGCTTTACTTTTTAATAGACAAATTTGCAGCAAAAAAAATAAAAAGTTTTACTTTTCTCTAGATCGTATCGCCTGCCCCGATATATACAGAGCAGGAGACGGGGTCCACAAAGAGTTTTTAAAAACTAAAGGTATATCTTTAAATCCACTTCATCTAACATATCTCTATCTTGAGAAAAAAGCTTTTCTAAACGCAAAAAAGATCATAGCAAACTCTAATATGATAAAAGATCAAATCCTCAAAAATTACAATGTTCCTCCTGAAAAAATAGTTGTCATCTACAACGGTATAGAGATAAAAGAGTTTGATAAGATTGAGTCTAGAGTCCTTCTTTCTAAAGAGTTTGGAATAGATAAAGATATCAAAATTATCCTATATGCCGGAAGCGGTTTTAAAAGAAAAGGAGTTGTGGAGTTTTTACAGACTTTGGCATTGCTTGAAAGTGATTTTCACGCTTTTGTTCTTGGTAAAGAGAAAAATATATCAAAATATAAAAAAATGGCAAAAGATTTGGGAATTGATGCAAAAGTTACCTTTACGGGTCCAAGAAAGGATATCGACTATTTTTACGCGGCTTCCGATATATTTTTATTTCCAACTCACTACGAGCCCTTTTCCAACGTTGTTTTGGAGGCTATGAGTTTTGAAAATGTAACGTTTACTACGGCCCAAAATGGCGCTTCCGAGATATTACCTAAAGAGTTTATTTTAAAAAAACCAAAAGATTTTTCGGTTGCTAAAAAGATAGATTTGTTCTTAAAAGATGAAGAAAAACTCAATAAAACGCAAAAAAAGATGAGAGAAATTTCAAAAAACTTTACCATAGAAAAAAATGTCCAAAAAACGTTAGAGGTTATCTATGAACTTGTCTAA